The following proteins are encoded in a genomic region of Oncorhynchus kisutch isolate 150728-3 linkage group LG18, Okis_V2, whole genome shotgun sequence:
- the LOC109908935 gene encoding protein phosphatase 1 regulatory subunit 14A-like, with the protein MAANRVGRRCNNKVHSPSRGPGRDPGLSLQKRQARVTVKYNRKELQRRLDVEKWIDCSLDELYVGREEEMPEEVNIDELLDLKSDEERTHRLQEMFHTCNNTEVFIKELVLKLHGLQKQEDLHNDGIEQPQLHIFPNRQDSADREVI; encoded by the exons ATGGCTGCGAACCGGGTCGGGAGGAGATGTAACAACAAGGTCCATTCCCCGAGTAGGGGTCCAGGTAGGGACCCGGGGCTTAGCTTGCAGAAGAGGCAAGCACGGGTCACGGTAAAGTACAACAGAAAGGAGCTCCAAAGACGCTTGGATGTGGAGAAGTGGATTGACTGTAGTCTGGACGAGCTCTATGTGGGCAGG GAGGAGGAGATGCCGGAGGAGGTGAACATCGACGAGCTGTTAGACCTGAAGAGTGACGAGGAGAGAACTCACAGGCTCCAG GAAATGTTTCACACCTGCAATAACACAGAG gttttcatcaaggagctgGTGTTGAAACTCCACGGTCTGCAGAAACAGGAGGACCTCCACAACGATGGCATCGAACAACCCCAGCTACACATCTTCCCCAACCGGCAAGATTCTGCAGACCGAGAGGTGATCTGA